ActtcaaatttgtttgcactcgtggattttttaattattgccgaaatgaaaattttGCATTCCCTGGGAAGCGTGTTCAGCAACCGATAGTTCAGTCACTACTGCTTGGCACTCACAACGAATAGTGTTACAAATCACGGGTTTGTGATTAAAATATAGAAATCCATAACGCCATGTGGAACTTATACCAGAAAAGCTGTAATACTCTTTTGAATTACCAAAAACGGCGGCAAATCTTGCCGATTAGTAACGGATAAATAGCCGATGTTTTTCCGTTAAATTTAAACTAgtaataaatatacaataaattcaaatgctaATACATAAATTAcgccttaataaataaatatcaataataaataagaataaCACAATTGCTTAATCTTGTAGCGTCAAGCAATTTTAACTTcttattttaatgtttatcGTAAAGATGTTTCCGCAAaggtaatttattattaacctattatataatatttacaattttttaaatgttggGTTCAATAATTTGAATATGCATATGGCCACAGTAGTTCCAACCGCGAGTCGGTATTTTTTGGGGGCCCTCCGTCCGGTCACACCCCGCCCCATCCACATGCAGCCCACTCCGCCCCCACATAGTGTACATAACAAACGGGCTTAATTGGCAATTTAGCAAGCAGTCAGTTAAATGTGCGCGGCAGGCAGTCCCATCGTCAGTGCTCTCCTTCGGCAGAATGTGCTCCTGCGAGCTGGTGGTGTCCTCCGGAGCTGGGACCCCATCTCCTCCAGCCTGTCCCCCTCGCCGTGCAAACCAAACTATAGTTTCGAGGCGCGCGCTTTCGCGTCGGACGCTGGAGCTTCCGCTCCAGCTGCAACCGCCCAGATCTCGCACCCAAAAACAGTGAGTGATTTCCAAAAGCTTCACGAAGCCACCAAAAAGAAGTTCCAATGTAAGCCTCAACCAGTCGCaggcatatgcatatatgcgTAGTATGTGCACGATCTATAAATACCCAGCCGCAAAGTGGTCCCATTAGTAACATACCCTCCCGTTTCGCACCACTTGACATTTTCAGCCAAGAAGCTGCCCTCCGATGTGCATCCAGATGCGGTCTTCGCCTGCAACGAGCTCGATCTCAGCGAGGTGCAGGTGTACGGATTCGATTACGACTACACGCTGGCCTGCTATAAGCCCATCCTGGAGGACCTGCTGTACAATCTGGCTCGCGAGATGCTGGTGAAGAGGTTCCGCTACCCGGAGGACATCCTCCAGCTGGAGTACGAACCGAACTTTGCGGTACGCGGCCTGCACTACGACGTGGAAAAGGGGCTGCTGGTGAAACTGGACAGTTTCCTGCAGCTACAGCTGGGCTCGGTATACAGGGGACGTACCAAAGTGGAGGCGGATGAGGTGCTGAAGCTCTACCACAACCGCCTGCTGCCTATTGCCTACGTGGAGGGGCCGAACAATAGCTACAGGGTTCGTATCGATATCTTATCACCTGGCGGCTTACGCTTGGGTTTTGTGTTTAGCAATCAGTGATTTACGATCTCCTTTCGCACAGCATAACACCAACTCCAAAATGGTGCAATTGGCCGACCTGTTTTCTGTACCTGAAATGTGCCTGCTGTGCAATGTAATCGAATATTTTGAACGCAATCGAATCGACTACAATCCAGAGATTGTTTTCCATGACACCAGGACCGCCATGGGCTCCTGCCATCCCATTATGCACGGCAAGGTGATGCGGAACACTGAGAAGTACATAGAACGAAACCCGAAGCTGGTCAAGTTCTTCGAGAAGCTGCAGCAGGCGGGCAAGAATCTCTTTCTAGTCACCAATAGCCCGTACTCGTTTGTGTAAGGGAATGTGACATCTTTTATTTTAccacaattaaaatttacgaaaTCGTTATGTCTGCATTTGTAGAAACTGTGGCATGTCCTTTCTGGTCGGCGCCAACTGGCGTGATTTCTTCGATGTGGTCATCGTGCAGGCCCGCAAACCAAAGTTCTTTACGGATGAATCTCGACCAATAAGGCTATTCGACGAGCGAACGCAGTCACACCTATGGGATCGGGTATTCAAGCTGGAGAAGGGAAAAATCTACTACGAGGTAAGGGTTTCCCATTCCCACTTGGTTAGTAATCAACCCTGTTGTCTGATGTTCTTCACAGGGTTCGGTGAGACAGCTTCAAGAGCTGAAGGGCTGGCGTGGTCACTCTGTGCTCTATTTCGGAGATCATCCGTACAGCGACCTAGCAGATGTTACTCTGAAGCACAGCTGGAGGACAGGAGCCATTATTAGCGAACTGGCTGTGGGTGTTTTATATCAAGCAATTATCGTATTGCCTCTAAGGGTATTTTCGTATTGCAGCACGAAATTAAAACCCTCAATCGTAAGGACTTCAAGATGAGCGCCAACTGGCTGCAAATGCTGACGCAGCTCATCGAGGACACCCAGGACGATGATAGCGAGGCAGCGCAGATCTGCCTAAAGGAGTGGATGGAGGAGCGGGATCAGTTGCGGTaagaaaatatacatttatctAGTGGCTTACGATAATATCTCTAAATCCGAATCCAATCTTCGACAGCAACAAAACGAAGAACGTGTTCAACGAGCAGTTTGGCAGCGTTTTCCGCACCTACCACAACCCCACTTACTTCTCAAGACGCCTCTTCCGCTTTGCCGACATCTACACCAGCGACATAACCAACCTGCTCAAGTTCTCCACCACCCACACCTTTTATCCCCGACGGGGTGTAATGCCCCACGAATATGCCTCCCACTTTATCTAGAGAATTTGTGGGGACGAATGCCCGTTAGGAAGCTCAGATTAGTTGTAGGTAACAAGAAGTGCCAGTGTTTAATGCTTGTAGCTCGAAACTAGCGAATTTAATGCGTGTATATCGTTATTTACATTATTGCTCAATAAAATCGTTGTAATAGTTCAAGAAAACCTCGCGATGCTCGCTAGCCAGATAATCCACCTTACCTTTCATCTCTAGCAGTTCCTTTCTATCGGTGCGGCATTTCTTCTGGGCTATGATATCCCACAAATAGGTCATGCGAGCAATGTATTCCGTTGAGTTATCGCCACACTGCGCAGCAATGCCTTCCAGCTGTTTGCGGATAATCCTCGCCAGATCTTCATACTCAAACTCATCCAATGAAGTGCCTCCTGTTTAAGTAGAGGTTTATAAATTACGACGTAACAAAATCCAGCCGTAGCCTACCATCTATCTCATAAAAACAGGCTGTTACCAGTTCCTCGGCCATAATTCTTTTTAAGCTGTGGTGATCCACAAGCCACTTGTCTAGATCATCGAATGCCTTGAACAGCGCCTGCCTTTTTGACGAATCGGCACTGCTGCCGATGAGTCCAAGGAACTCATTGTACCAGGCGAAATGTTGAAGCTCGTGGCACACCGTGCAAGTAATCGGTTTCTCTGCATTGCATCTCAGCCACCAGCGAAGATTATTCTGCTGAACTTTGGCGTCTGGCAGAAATTCTTGTCGGCAGTTGGGCTTTTCGCAGCGATAACGATGAAAAGAAAGCTGGAAGATTGGGAAAGACATTTACAAATGGCTTTGCTTGGTTTGAAAACGTACATAGTTCTGGTCGGGATCAGTTCGTGTGCACTTAGCGCATGTGCACTCAAATTT
The sequence above is drawn from the Drosophila melanogaster chromosome 2R genome and encodes:
- the Nt5c gene encoding 5' nucleotidase C, isoform B, which codes for MLVKRFRYPEDILQLEYEPNFAVRGLHYDVEKGLLVKLDSFLQLQLGSVYRGRTKVEADEVLKLYHNRLLPIAYVEGPNNSYRHNTNSKMVQLADLFSVPEMCLLCNVIEYFERNRIDYNPEIVFHDTRTAMGSCHPIMHGKVMRNTEKYIERNPKLVKFFEKLQQAGKNLFLVTNSPYSFVNCGMSFLVGANWRDFFDVVIVQARKPKFFTDESRPIRLFDERTQSHLWDRVFKLEKGKIYYEGSVRQLQELKGWRGHSVLYFGDHPYSDLADVTLKHSWRTGAIISELAHEIKTLNRKDFKMSANWLQMLTQLIEDTQDDDSEAAQICLKEWMEERDQLRNKTKNVFNEQFGSVFRTYHNPTYFSRRLFRFADIYTSDITNLLKFSTTHTFYPRRGVMPHEYASHFI
- the Nt5c gene encoding 5' nucleotidase C, isoform A, whose protein sequence is MCAAGSPIVSALLRQNVLLRAGGVLRSWDPISSSLSPSPCKPNYSFEARAFASDAGASAPAATAQISHPKTVSDFQKLHEATKKKFQSKKLPSDVHPDAVFACNELDLSEVQVYGFDYDYTLACYKPILEDLLYNLAREMLVKRFRYPEDILQLEYEPNFAVRGLHYDVEKGLLVKLDSFLQLQLGSVYRGRTKVEADEVLKLYHNRLLPIAYVEGPNNSYRHNTNSKMVQLADLFSVPEMCLLCNVIEYFERNRIDYNPEIVFHDTRTAMGSCHPIMHGKVMRNTEKYIERNPKLVKFFEKLQQAGKNLFLVTNSPYSFVNCGMSFLVGANWRDFFDVVIVQARKPKFFTDESRPIRLFDERTQSHLWDRVFKLEKGKIYYEGSVRQLQELKGWRGHSVLYFGDHPYSDLADVTLKHSWRTGAIISELAHEIKTLNRKDFKMSANWLQMLTQLIEDTQDDDSEAAQICLKEWMEERDQLRNKTKNVFNEQFGSVFRTYHNPTYFSRRLFRFADIYTSDITNLLKFSTTHTFYPRRGVMPHEYASHFI
- the Nt5c gene encoding 5' nucleotidase C, isoform C, yielding MAKKLPSDVHPDAVFACNELDLSEVQVYGFDYDYTLACYKPILEDLLYNLAREMLVKRFRYPEDILQLEYEPNFAVRGLHYDVEKGLLVKLDSFLQLQLGSVYRGRTKVEADEVLKLYHNRLLPIAYVEGPNNSYRHNTNSKMVQLADLFSVPEMCLLCNVIEYFERNRIDYNPEIVFHDTRTAMGSCHPIMHGKVMRNTEKYIERNPKLVKFFEKLQQAGKNLFLVTNSPYSFVNCGMSFLVGANWRDFFDVVIVQARKPKFFTDESRPIRLFDERTQSHLWDRVFKLEKGKIYYEGSVRQLQELKGWRGHSVLYFGDHPYSDLADVTLKHSWRTGAIISELAHEIKTLNRKDFKMSANWLQMLTQLIEDTQDDDSEAAQICLKEWMEERDQLRNKTKNVFNEQFGSVFRTYHNPTYFSRRLFRFADIYTSDITNLLKFSTTHTFYPRRGVMPHEYASHFI